CTTGAGGAATTAAAAGTTTTGGTAGATATGGGAATCCATCTCTACCAAGGGTATTTGTTTTCCAAACCTGCTTTTGAGTCTGCAGGTGTTGTTCATTTTCCTAATCTCTAAATTAAAAAACTTTCGATGTCTCGTCTTGGAGAATCATAATCATAAGAACTTCTTCCCATTCGGGCAATCAATTGGATTTGTTCTTTTGGTTTTAATCCAAGTATCGTTTTTAGTTGTTTGGTGAAGATTCGACTTTCTGGATAATCTTCGACAGCTTGGTTCATGGTATGGAAGGCAATGTTACGCACAGCACAGGCCAATGTTAGGCGCATAAAATCCCTACCCGTTTCTATCCAAGTACGTTCTTCATCGGATCCTTCTGTGATAAAGAAAACCAATGCTTTGGAAGAATACACTTGGTTCTGGAACATTTGGATTCCCGCTTCTTTGGCAGATTCGGAATGCCAAGCATCCTTCGATAAATCCACGAAGAATGTTTTGGCTAACCAGAGTTTGATTCCCGAAAGTCCATTTCCTTCTAGGGTGAGTCCATCTCGTTTCTTGTAGATGTCCTCTTTGGAAACACGAAACCACTTTCGATTTAACTCATTGGATGCAGCGCGATTTGTTTCCATAGCAAAGGCAGAATCGAGTAGAGGAAGAATCGATTCTAAAATTTTAGGATCATTGAGAAAGAGTAATTTATGTTTGGATGGACCTGTTAACATTTTTAGGTCAGCAATCTCTTCCTCAGTAATCATTGGGCCCGAGTAAACGGACCGATTCATTCGGCGGTTGGGAAGACCGGAAAATAAAAAGTCATGAACACATTTGGATTTGGGAGAAATTTCAAATTTGGCAACGGGGTTTAGGGGAAAGGTTTGGGAGCTAGGTTTTCCTTTGGGGAAGTAAGTAATTTTCGTATCAAACATAAGTTTATCGGCCGTTAGATGAGCTAACTCTAAAAAAGCCCCTTGGGTATGAAAGAATTGGCGATTTAGGGAATCAATTTCCTGGAGTTGTTTTTCTCCATCCCCAAAAAGTAAAAATTCCGAATCCGATACCCGCTTGATTTTCCATGGTTGGGAATTATGAGAATTGGGAGCGAGGAGAGCTGTGATGAGAATTTGGTCTAAGGGTTTGGTAAAACCTAAAGATTCGGCATACCCGAGGGGGTCTTTCCTGTGAAGGGTCGCATCCCCAGACGAATAGGCATACAATTCACTTTGTATTGTGGACAGGGAAACCAAGGCACCGGAGGCAAAACTGTTAAATAGAAATCTTTTTCTTGTGAGCTTCATAATTTTCCCATTTCTGGATTTAGACCTTAATTGAAAGGGAGTCTAACCTTAAATGTCAACCAACTCTGAACCTTTTTCCATTGATATCGTATCCGATGTAGCTTGCCCTTGGTGTTATGTAGGAAAAAAGAAACTGGAGTTGGCTCTCCAAACAGTAGGAGATAAAATCGATCCACAGGTTCGATGGAGGCCTTTTCAATTGTCTCCCGAAATTCCAGAAGCCGGAATTGATTATAAAGAACACCTAACACAGAAATTTGGAAGTTTAGACCGGTTGGATGGAGCTTGGCAAAGGTTAACTCAAATTGGAAAGGATGTTGGTATTTCCTTTCAGTTCGATGCCATTCCTAAGGCTACGAACACATTGGTGTTACATGCACTGGTAGCTGGACTTTCTACCTTAGAAGAACAAGCGAAGTTGGTGGATTTGTTTTTTTCTGCTAACTTTACCGAGGGAAAAGATCTCACGGACAAAGAAATGATTTGGAAGGTAGCCGAACCAGTTTATAAAGATCGTATTAAGTTTGATGCAGTATTTACAGATCCAGAACTCAAAGAAAATATCCGACAAGAAATTTCCTACTACCACCAAAATGGAATTAGCGGAGTTCCGTATTTTATCGTCGGGGGAAAGTATGCCGTGAGTGGAGCTCAAGACACTTCGGTTTTTGTAGAAGTGATTGAAACTGTATTAAAAGAACGCGAATCAGAAAAACATAGCCAATAGATTCCCATTTCATCTTGACCAGGCATTCAAGATCATTAGGTTGATTAAATCGAATTATATTTATGAAAAAAATTATCCATTTCTTCGTCTATAAACCATTAGTTGCTAATTTGGTTTTTATATTTTTGTTCCTTGCGGGAATGATCTCTGTGCTTTCTATGAAACGAGAAGCATTTCCGAGAGTAAACTTTCGTCAAGTGCGTGTCCTTACTGTTTATCCTGGTGCCAGTCCAGTGGATGTGGAAAAAAAAGTAACCATTCCCATCGAAGAAAAGTTACGCGAGGTAGAAGGATTAGACTCGGTTCGTTCTATCTCTCGAAACTCTGAATCCGATATCAGTATCAAAATCGATTTAGAACACAATAACCCAGATGGTGTTGTGAACGATATCAGACGTGCTGTGGATCGTGTGACCAATTTACCTTCCACGGTAAAAGACCGACCCATCGTAACAGAACAAAAGAGTTCCAACTTTCCTGTGTTAGAGATGGCAATCCATGGTGCAATGAATGAGATGGAACTTCAGGAAATGGGCCGTTTCATTGAAGATGAGATGCGAAAAGTGCCTGGGGTATCTCGAGTGGATGCTTTTGGAAAAAGAAAAGAGGAGTGGCGGATTCGTGTTGATCCAGACTTAAAGAAACGTTATACTCTTGGTTTTTCTGATATCATCAATGCAATCTCCAAACGAAATATCAGTGTTCCTGCAGGATCTTTTTTGCGGCCCATCACCCAGGACATTCGAGTTACTGGTGAGATCAGTGAGATTAATGATATTAAAAATATCCCCATTCGTTCAAATGAAACAGGAAATACGATTCTTTTATCACAGGTTGCCAATGTAAAAGATACTTATGAAAGGCCACGGGTGGTTGCCATTGTGAATGGGGAACCTGCTTATGTTTTACAAATCATTAAGAAGGATAGTGCAGACATCATTCGCACAGTGGAAGCGGTCCAGGCACGAGTTGCAGAATTAAAGAAACAAATTCCAGCTAACATTCAGTTTACGGAATTAAACAATGAAGGGGCCCGTGCGATCAAACGATTGGATGTGGTGATTACCAATTCACTTCAAGGTTTGTTTTTGGTTGTGGTGGTCCTAATTCTCTTCTTTAGTTTTAAAGATTCCCTACTCACAAGTCTTTCGTTACCATTGACTCTTTTTGCAACTACCATTGCTTTTCCGATTTTTGATGTTTCCTTTAACTTAGTGTCCATGCTTGGGATTATCATTTCCCTGGGGATGTTAGTTGATAATAGTATTATTATTTCAGAAAATATCTATAAACATAGATCCAGAAAAATGGATTCAAGAGAAGCTGCAGTTCTTGGGGCCAGTGAGCTTTTTGTTCCCATCATTGGTTCTTATTTAACAACAGTTGCTGCATTTTTGCCAATGGCATTTATGTCAGGGATTATGGGTAAATTCATTTGGCAGATTCCTTTTATGGTGATTGTTGCTTTAACTTTATCCTTATTTGAATCATTTTTATTACTTCCTGTTCGGTATGCACAGTTCACATCACATGAAGTCAAAAAACGTTCCAAACACCGTGATCGGTTTCGCGCAATTTTAGACAATGGGTTTGAGTCTTTAAAATCAGGATTCACACGTTTCATTACACGAGTTGTCAAACGTCCATTCCTTACATTAGGTTCGATT
The sequence above is drawn from the Leptospira sp. WS4.C2 genome and encodes:
- a CDS encoding DsbA family oxidoreductase, which encodes MSTNSEPFSIDIVSDVACPWCYVGKKKLELALQTVGDKIDPQVRWRPFQLSPEIPEAGIDYKEHLTQKFGSLDRLDGAWQRLTQIGKDVGISFQFDAIPKATNTLVLHALVAGLSTLEEQAKLVDLFFSANFTEGKDLTDKEMIWKVAEPVYKDRIKFDAVFTDPELKENIRQEISYYHQNGISGVPYFIVGGKYAVSGAQDTSVFVEVIETVLKERESEKHSQ
- a CDS encoding efflux RND transporter permease subunit; the encoded protein is MKKIIHFFVYKPLVANLVFIFLFLAGMISVLSMKREAFPRVNFRQVRVLTVYPGASPVDVEKKVTIPIEEKLREVEGLDSVRSISRNSESDISIKIDLEHNNPDGVVNDIRRAVDRVTNLPSTVKDRPIVTEQKSSNFPVLEMAIHGAMNEMELQEMGRFIEDEMRKVPGVSRVDAFGKRKEEWRIRVDPDLKKRYTLGFSDIINAISKRNISVPAGSFLRPITQDIRVTGEISEINDIKNIPIRSNETGNTILLSQVANVKDTYERPRVVAIVNGEPAYVLQIIKKDSADIIRTVEAVQARVAELKKQIPANIQFTELNNEGARAIKRLDVVITNSLQGLFLVVVVLILFFSFKDSLLTSLSLPLTLFATTIAFPIFDVSFNLVSMLGIIISLGMLVDNSIIISENIYKHRSRKMDSREAAVLGASELFVPIIGSYLTTVAAFLPMAFMSGIMGKFIWQIPFMVIVALTLSLFESFLLLPVRYAQFTSHEVKKRSKHRDRFRAILDNGFESLKSGFTRFITRVVKRPFLTLGSILIVFLSSCGLVGLMNFNLFPKEGIDYVLVRAEFPPDFSSQETAKQLQYFQPILNKIPKSEVQSIILKIGIQQTDPTDPLTRIGEQLGMAQIILVPETERNRTAQEIFGELEPELKKLPNAVSVMVDLVVNGPPIGAAVTVAIEGRDYKVLKQISNEMQGFLKKQEGVININDDYKPGREEIQIRVKDTASAITGIDTEITAYYVRTAMDGLEASNLRKGKDEVRIIIQNDDRFRDGIEDLDSIQISNKFGLLTPITAVTTKTIVQGIEALYHNDYEKAITVLADVNEAVTSSSIVNGKIVDEFGNIGKKYPGYKIKFRGEQEETAKSMVSLLVAGVLALFGIFAILAIIFNSIKKPILILLSIPLGFVGVVFGFLISGKALSFLAMIGIIGLAGVIVNASIVLVDTIQEFQAKGEGLYESLITASSERFRPILVTTMTTMAGMIPTAYAIGGSDPLLIPMTLSLAWGLGFGTFGSLIFIPASFSAYYKLKKRK